One window from the genome of Pempheris klunzingeri isolate RE-2024b chromosome 7, fPemKlu1.hap1, whole genome shotgun sequence encodes:
- the agtpbp1 gene encoding cytosolic carboxypeptidase 1 isoform X1, whose protein sequence is MNKPKMATEKGVPSNSRVVMLLGQLERMNGEAMVRDVEIARQITAKILHLIQTQEKSGKEVMSKGSSGMEVILASLENTRDVQTTLNILYILSELLTVGRGRRVGVFVSKGGTGILFQILITASKELPPSEELMLQLHSLLAKVGPKDRKFGVKARLSGALNVTVNLIKQNLQNTKLLLPCLQVLRVYSTNSVNAISLGKNGVVEVMLKIAAPYSKKNANLLKVALDALGALLKSKTNARRAVDGGHVPVLLALYLDWHRNDTRHRHMLIRKGLLVCLRNITNIKLGRKAFIEADGMRVLYNSSTECLPVRTLDPLINTSSLIMRKCFPKNRLPLPTIKSAFHYQLPHVPAAGPVAQLYSQPPGVDDVVDESDDNEETDLETENETENEEDEKEQHSTNDDIETDLNKLHPKKSPGRPFEELRVYERFFLELSEDFQGYNFECSKSASITSSSSFSSSSASTQSTRPIIVPTAQALSPKHVPIPSSLQEDCNPNKGKHTLPSPSAPTPTPPAPLTPLELDNIHLTKDQEKKEEAHIPSPDTHMTLSSLNRPSTQGQMIEQELARVLECVSLEEEGVLSAEEGGGRGVKQDGSPVNATRHIQSPLLFGGIAARRVGGGGGGSNWGSDCGSEGAEDEGGEGAVLEVPDTALLLPLHDPDLYVEMVKGTHSVPQYAEVAYPDYFGHVAPTFREPLVERVYGVQRSKIFQDIERLIHPNDIVDKVVYDLDIPSCPVIEDSGESLKFNSQFESGNLRKALQVRKYEYDLVLNSDINSNHYHQWFYFEVSGMRVGTTYRFNIINCEKSNSQFNYGMQVLMYSVQEAISGRPRWVRTGTDICYYKNHFARSSIAAGGQKGKSYYTMTFSTSFSHKDDVCYFAYHYPYTYSSLKMHLSKLEALRTPQIYLRKDVLCETLGGNSCPLLTITAMPESNSNDHICQFRNRPLIFLSARVHPGETNASWVMKGTLEFLMGTSPLAASLREAYIFKIVPMLNPDGVINGNHRCSLSGEDLNRQWQNPNPELHPTIYHTKSLLQYLAHIQRAPLVFCDYHGHSRKKNVFMYGCSVKETVWQSNISATSSDLQEDLGYRALPKILSQIAPAFSMASCSFVVERSKESTARVVVWREIGVQRSYTMESTLCGCDQGKYKGLQIGTRELEEMGAQFCVALLRLKRLTGLRNHQHLLDLESDILGTQCKVVSSSPTTYVMEEDEPSFLEAIDYSAESNDEDAEPENEHASEVHDSPDHLEQMLDPNTNHRD, encoded by the exons ATGAACAAACCCAAAATGGCCACAGAAAAAGG tgttcccagtaaCTCCAGGGTAGTGATGCTCCTGGGCCAACTGGAGAGGATGAATGGAGAGGCCATGGTGAGGGATGTCGAAATAGCAAGACAGATCACAGCAAAGATACTTCATCTCATACAGACACAGG AGAAGAGTGGAAAAGAGGTGATGTCAAAAGGCTCCAGTGGCATGGAGGTCATCCTGGCTTCACTGGAG AACACCCGGGATGTCCAGACCACTCTGAACATTTTGTATATTCTCAGTGAGCTACTGACTGTGG gtCGAGGTCGCAGGGTGGGAGTATTTGTGTCTAAAGGAGGAACAGGGATATTATTCCAGATTCTGATTACTGCCAGTAAGGAGTTGCCTCCCAGTGAGGAACTCATGCTGCAGCTTCACTCACTGCTGGCCAAGGTCGGCCCAAAAG acagaaagttTGGAGTGAAGGCGCGTTTGAGCGGAGCTCTAAACGTCACAGTCAACTTAATAAAACAGAACCTCCAGAATACCAAACTGCTTCTGCCCTGCCTGCAGGTTCTCAGGGTTTACTCCACCAACT CGGTGAATGCTATTTCTTTGGGCAAGAATGGGGTGGTGGAAGTCATGTTGAAGATTGCCGCGCCATACAGCAAGAAGAATGCCAATCTGCTCAA GGTCGCTCTGGATGCTCTGGGAGCGCTGCTCAAATCCA AAACTAATGCTCGCCGTGCAGTGGATGGTGGACATGTGCCTGTCTTGCTagctctgtacctggactggCATCGCAATGACACACGGCATCGCCACATGCTGATTCGCAAAGGGCTTCTGGTCTGCCTCAGGAACATCACCAACATCAAGCTCGGCAGGAAAGCATTCATAGAGGCTGATGGCATGAGGGTCCTCTACAACTCATCCACT GAGTGTCTCCCGGTGCGGACTCTGGATCCTCTGATCAACACTTCGAGTCTCATCATGAGGAAGTGTTTTCCTAAGAATCGTCTGCCTCTGCCCACCATCAAATCAGCCTTCCACTACCAGCTGCCACATGTACCTGCTGCAGGGCCTGTGGCACAGCTGTACAGCCAGCCACCTGGGG TGGATGATGTGGTGGACGAAAGTGACGACAACGAGGAGACAGACCTGGAAACGGAGAACGAAACTGAGAATGAAGAGGATGAGAAGGAGCAGCACTCTACG AACGATGACATAGAGACGGACCTAAACAAGCTACATCCCAAAAAGAGCCCTGGACGTCCTTTTGAGGAGTTGAGAGTCTATGAGAGGTTCTTCTTGGAGCTTTCTGAAGACTTCCAG GGTTATAACTTTGAATGCTCAAAGAGTGCCTctatcacatcatcatcatccttctCCTCATCATCAGCCTCAACTCAATCCACTCGGCCAATCATAGTGCCCACAGCTCAAGCCCTGTCCCCAAAGCATGTCCCCATACCGAGCTCTCTGCAGGAGGACTGCAACCCcaacaaaggaaaacacactcTACCATCTCCTTCTGCGCCCACTCCTACTCCCCCTGCTCCTCTAACACCTCTTGAACTGGACAACATCCACCTCACCAAGGaccaagaaaaaaaggaagaggcCCACATTCCTTCCCCCGACACACACATGACATTGTCCTCCCTCAACAGGCCTTCCACTCAAGGGCAGATGATAGAACAGGAACTAGCAcgtgtgttggagtgtgtttCCTTAGAAGAGGAGGGAGTCCTTAGCgcagaagaaggaggaggaaggggggtcAAACAAGATGGATCCCCAGTCAATGCCACAAGACACATACAGTCTCCTCTGCTCTTCGGGGGTATCGCTGCTCGGcgtgtgggaggaggaggaggaggcagtaACTGGGGTTCAGATTGTGGCTCAGAGGGTGCTGAGGATGAAGGAGGGGAAGGAGCTGTTCTGGAGGTGCCCGACACGGCGCTGCTCCTCCCGCTGCATGATCCTGACCTTTACGTGGAGATGGTGAAGGGAACACACTCTGTGCCCCAGTACGCTGAAGTGGCTTACCCAGACTACTTTGGCCATGTCGCCCCAACATTCAGGGAACCCCTTGTGGAGAGAGTATACGGCGTGCAGAG ATCTAAGATATTCCAGGACATTGAGAGGTTGATTCATCCTAATGATATCGTGGATAAAGTAGTTTATGACCTGGACATTCCTAG ttgtCCTGTGATTGAAGACAGTGGCGAATCCCTGAAGTTCAACTCTCAGTTTGAGTCTGGCAACCTCAGGAAGGCACTTCAAGTTAGGAA ATATGAGTATGACCTTGTGCTGAATTCAGACATCAACAGTAATCACTACCACCAGTGGTTTTACTTTGAGGTGAGCGGCATGCGTGTTGGAACTACCTATCGCTTCAACATCATCAACTGTGAGAAGTCAAACAGCCAGTTCAACTACG gcaTGCAGGTGCTGATGTACTCTGTGCAGGAGGCAATCAGTGGCAGGCCTCGCTGGGTCAGAACAGGAACAGACATCTGTTACTACAA GAATCATTTCGCAAGAAGTTCAATTGCAGCTGGTGGTCAGAAAGGAAAGTCCTATTATACAATGACCTTCAGCACAAGCTTCAGCCATAAGGATGATGTCTGCTACTTTGCCTATCATTACCCGTATACATACTCCAGTCTTAAG ATGCACCTGTCTAAACTGGAGGCTTTGAGGACCCCTCAGATCTACCTGAGAAAGGACGTCCTGTGTGAAACCTTGGGGGGAAACAGCTGCCCCTTGCTCACCATCACTGCCATGCCGGAGTCCAACTCCAATGATCACATCTGTCAGTTTA GGAATCGTCCATTGATCTTCCTGTCGGCCAGAGTGCACCCTGGAGAGACCAATGCCAGCTGGGTAATGAAGGGCACGCTGGAGTTCCTGATGGGCACCAGCCCGCTTGCAGCCAGCCTGAGAGAGGCCTACATCTTCAAGATAGTCCCCATGCTCAACCCTGATGGAGTTATAAATGGAAA TCATCGTTGTTCTCTCAGTGGAGAGGATTTGAATCGCCAGTGGCAGAACCCCAATCCTGAGCTCCACCCTACCATCTACCACACTAAGAGCCTGCTGCAGTACCTTGCACACATACAAAGGGCACCACTG GTGTTTTGTGACTACCACGGCCATTCCAGAAAGAAGAATGTGTTCATGTATGGATGCAGCGTGAAGGAGACAGTCTGGCAGTCCAATATCAGTGCTACGTCCAGTGACTTACAGGAGGACCTTGGATACAGG gCACTTCCTAAGATCCTATCCCAGATCGCCCCAGCCTTCAGCATGGCGAGCTGTAGTTTTGTAGTTGAGCGCTCCAAAGAGTCGACCGCCCGCGTTGTTGTATGGAGAGAGATTGGAGTACAACGCAGCTACACCATGGAGAGCACCCTCTGTGGTTGTGACCAGGGCAAATATAAA GGTCTTCAGATTGGCaccagagagctggaggagatggGAGCTCAGTTCTGTGTGGCCCTGCTGAGGCTGAAGAGGCTGACGGGGCTCCGCAACCACCAACATCTGCTGGATTTGGAGAGCGATATCCTTGGGACGCAGTGTAAAGTGGTCAG CAGCAGCCCCACCACCTATGTGATGGAGGAGGACGAGCCGTCCTTTCTGGAGGCGATAGACTACAGCGCGGAGAGCAACGATGAAGACGCAGAGCCTGAAAATGAGCATGCCAGCGAAGTCCACGATAGTCCCGATCACCTCGAACAAATGTTGGACCCCAACACGAATCACAGGGACTAA
- the agtpbp1 gene encoding cytosolic carboxypeptidase 1 isoform X2, which yields MNKPKMATEKGVPSNSRVVMLLGQLERMNGEAMVRDVEIARQITAKILHLIQTQEKSGKEVMSKGSSGMEVILASLENTRDVQTTLNILYILSELLTVGRGRRVGVFVSKGGTGILFQILITASKELPPSEELMLQLHSLLAKVGPKDRKFGVKARLSGALNVTVNLIKQNLQNTKLLLPCLQVLRVYSTNSVNAISLGKNGVVEVMLKIAAPYSKKNANLLKVALDALGALLKSKTNARRAVDGGHVPVLLALYLDWHRNDTRHRHMLIRKGLLVCLRNITNIKLGRKAFIEADGMRVLYNSSTECLPVRTLDPLINTSSLIMRKCFPKNRLPLPTIKSAFHYQLPHVPAAGPVAQLYSQPPGVDDVVDESDDNEETDLETENETENEEDEKEQHSTNDDIETDLNKLHPKKSPGRPFEELRVYERFFLELSEDFQGYNFECSKSASITSSSSFSSSSASTQSTRPIIVPTAQALSPKHVPIPSSLQEDCNPNKGKHTLPSPSAPTPTPPAPLTPLELDNIHLTKDQEKKEEAHIPSPDTHMTLSSLNRPSTQGQMIEQELARVLECVSLEEEGVLSAEEGGGRGVKQDGSPVNATRHIQSPLLFGGIAARRVGGGGGGSNWGSDCGSEGAEDEGGEGAVLEVPDTALLLPLHDPDLYVEMVKGTHSVPQYAEVAYPDYFGHVAPTFREPLVERVYGVQRSKIFQDIERLIHPNDIVDKVVYDLDIPSCPVIEDSGESLKFNSQFESGNLRKALQVRKYEYDLVLNSDINSNHYHQWFYFEVSGMRVGTTYRFNIINCEKSNSQFNYGMQVLMYSVQEAISGRPRWVRTGTDICYYKNHFARSSIAAGGQKGKSYYTMTFSTSFSHKDDVCYFAYHYPYTYSSLKMHLSKLEALRTPQIYLRKDVLCETLGGNSCPLLTITAMPESNSNDHICQFRNRPLIFLSARVHPGETNASWVMKGTLEFLMGTSPLAASLREAYIFKIVPMLNPDGVINGNHRCSLSGEDLNRQWQNPNPELHPTIYHTKSLLQYLAHIQRAPLVFCDYHGHSRKKNVFMYGCSVKETVWQSNISATSSDLQEDLGYRALPKILSQIAPAFSMASCSFVVERSKESTARVVVWREIGVQRSYTMESTLCGCDQGKYKGLQIGTRELEEMGAQFCVALLRLKRLTGLRNHQHLLDLESDILGTQCKVVSSPTTYVMEEDEPSFLEAIDYSAESNDEDAEPENEHASEVHDSPDHLEQMLDPNTNHRD from the exons ATGAACAAACCCAAAATGGCCACAGAAAAAGG tgttcccagtaaCTCCAGGGTAGTGATGCTCCTGGGCCAACTGGAGAGGATGAATGGAGAGGCCATGGTGAGGGATGTCGAAATAGCAAGACAGATCACAGCAAAGATACTTCATCTCATACAGACACAGG AGAAGAGTGGAAAAGAGGTGATGTCAAAAGGCTCCAGTGGCATGGAGGTCATCCTGGCTTCACTGGAG AACACCCGGGATGTCCAGACCACTCTGAACATTTTGTATATTCTCAGTGAGCTACTGACTGTGG gtCGAGGTCGCAGGGTGGGAGTATTTGTGTCTAAAGGAGGAACAGGGATATTATTCCAGATTCTGATTACTGCCAGTAAGGAGTTGCCTCCCAGTGAGGAACTCATGCTGCAGCTTCACTCACTGCTGGCCAAGGTCGGCCCAAAAG acagaaagttTGGAGTGAAGGCGCGTTTGAGCGGAGCTCTAAACGTCACAGTCAACTTAATAAAACAGAACCTCCAGAATACCAAACTGCTTCTGCCCTGCCTGCAGGTTCTCAGGGTTTACTCCACCAACT CGGTGAATGCTATTTCTTTGGGCAAGAATGGGGTGGTGGAAGTCATGTTGAAGATTGCCGCGCCATACAGCAAGAAGAATGCCAATCTGCTCAA GGTCGCTCTGGATGCTCTGGGAGCGCTGCTCAAATCCA AAACTAATGCTCGCCGTGCAGTGGATGGTGGACATGTGCCTGTCTTGCTagctctgtacctggactggCATCGCAATGACACACGGCATCGCCACATGCTGATTCGCAAAGGGCTTCTGGTCTGCCTCAGGAACATCACCAACATCAAGCTCGGCAGGAAAGCATTCATAGAGGCTGATGGCATGAGGGTCCTCTACAACTCATCCACT GAGTGTCTCCCGGTGCGGACTCTGGATCCTCTGATCAACACTTCGAGTCTCATCATGAGGAAGTGTTTTCCTAAGAATCGTCTGCCTCTGCCCACCATCAAATCAGCCTTCCACTACCAGCTGCCACATGTACCTGCTGCAGGGCCTGTGGCACAGCTGTACAGCCAGCCACCTGGGG TGGATGATGTGGTGGACGAAAGTGACGACAACGAGGAGACAGACCTGGAAACGGAGAACGAAACTGAGAATGAAGAGGATGAGAAGGAGCAGCACTCTACG AACGATGACATAGAGACGGACCTAAACAAGCTACATCCCAAAAAGAGCCCTGGACGTCCTTTTGAGGAGTTGAGAGTCTATGAGAGGTTCTTCTTGGAGCTTTCTGAAGACTTCCAG GGTTATAACTTTGAATGCTCAAAGAGTGCCTctatcacatcatcatcatccttctCCTCATCATCAGCCTCAACTCAATCCACTCGGCCAATCATAGTGCCCACAGCTCAAGCCCTGTCCCCAAAGCATGTCCCCATACCGAGCTCTCTGCAGGAGGACTGCAACCCcaacaaaggaaaacacactcTACCATCTCCTTCTGCGCCCACTCCTACTCCCCCTGCTCCTCTAACACCTCTTGAACTGGACAACATCCACCTCACCAAGGaccaagaaaaaaaggaagaggcCCACATTCCTTCCCCCGACACACACATGACATTGTCCTCCCTCAACAGGCCTTCCACTCAAGGGCAGATGATAGAACAGGAACTAGCAcgtgtgttggagtgtgtttCCTTAGAAGAGGAGGGAGTCCTTAGCgcagaagaaggaggaggaaggggggtcAAACAAGATGGATCCCCAGTCAATGCCACAAGACACATACAGTCTCCTCTGCTCTTCGGGGGTATCGCTGCTCGGcgtgtgggaggaggaggaggaggcagtaACTGGGGTTCAGATTGTGGCTCAGAGGGTGCTGAGGATGAAGGAGGGGAAGGAGCTGTTCTGGAGGTGCCCGACACGGCGCTGCTCCTCCCGCTGCATGATCCTGACCTTTACGTGGAGATGGTGAAGGGAACACACTCTGTGCCCCAGTACGCTGAAGTGGCTTACCCAGACTACTTTGGCCATGTCGCCCCAACATTCAGGGAACCCCTTGTGGAGAGAGTATACGGCGTGCAGAG ATCTAAGATATTCCAGGACATTGAGAGGTTGATTCATCCTAATGATATCGTGGATAAAGTAGTTTATGACCTGGACATTCCTAG ttgtCCTGTGATTGAAGACAGTGGCGAATCCCTGAAGTTCAACTCTCAGTTTGAGTCTGGCAACCTCAGGAAGGCACTTCAAGTTAGGAA ATATGAGTATGACCTTGTGCTGAATTCAGACATCAACAGTAATCACTACCACCAGTGGTTTTACTTTGAGGTGAGCGGCATGCGTGTTGGAACTACCTATCGCTTCAACATCATCAACTGTGAGAAGTCAAACAGCCAGTTCAACTACG gcaTGCAGGTGCTGATGTACTCTGTGCAGGAGGCAATCAGTGGCAGGCCTCGCTGGGTCAGAACAGGAACAGACATCTGTTACTACAA GAATCATTTCGCAAGAAGTTCAATTGCAGCTGGTGGTCAGAAAGGAAAGTCCTATTATACAATGACCTTCAGCACAAGCTTCAGCCATAAGGATGATGTCTGCTACTTTGCCTATCATTACCCGTATACATACTCCAGTCTTAAG ATGCACCTGTCTAAACTGGAGGCTTTGAGGACCCCTCAGATCTACCTGAGAAAGGACGTCCTGTGTGAAACCTTGGGGGGAAACAGCTGCCCCTTGCTCACCATCACTGCCATGCCGGAGTCCAACTCCAATGATCACATCTGTCAGTTTA GGAATCGTCCATTGATCTTCCTGTCGGCCAGAGTGCACCCTGGAGAGACCAATGCCAGCTGGGTAATGAAGGGCACGCTGGAGTTCCTGATGGGCACCAGCCCGCTTGCAGCCAGCCTGAGAGAGGCCTACATCTTCAAGATAGTCCCCATGCTCAACCCTGATGGAGTTATAAATGGAAA TCATCGTTGTTCTCTCAGTGGAGAGGATTTGAATCGCCAGTGGCAGAACCCCAATCCTGAGCTCCACCCTACCATCTACCACACTAAGAGCCTGCTGCAGTACCTTGCACACATACAAAGGGCACCACTG GTGTTTTGTGACTACCACGGCCATTCCAGAAAGAAGAATGTGTTCATGTATGGATGCAGCGTGAAGGAGACAGTCTGGCAGTCCAATATCAGTGCTACGTCCAGTGACTTACAGGAGGACCTTGGATACAGG gCACTTCCTAAGATCCTATCCCAGATCGCCCCAGCCTTCAGCATGGCGAGCTGTAGTTTTGTAGTTGAGCGCTCCAAAGAGTCGACCGCCCGCGTTGTTGTATGGAGAGAGATTGGAGTACAACGCAGCTACACCATGGAGAGCACCCTCTGTGGTTGTGACCAGGGCAAATATAAA GGTCTTCAGATTGGCaccagagagctggaggagatggGAGCTCAGTTCTGTGTGGCCCTGCTGAGGCTGAAGAGGCTGACGGGGCTCCGCAACCACCAACATCTGCTGGATTTGGAGAGCGATATCCTTGGGACGCAGTGTAAAGTGGTCAG CAGCCCCACCACCTATGTGATGGAGGAGGACGAGCCGTCCTTTCTGGAGGCGATAGACTACAGCGCGGAGAGCAACGATGAAGACGCAGAGCCTGAAAATGAGCATGCCAGCGAAGTCCACGATAGTCCCGATCACCTCGAACAAATGTTGGACCCCAACACGAATCACAGGGACTAA